In a genomic window of Glycine max cultivar Williams 82 chromosome 13, Glycine_max_v4.0, whole genome shotgun sequence:
- the LOC100790796 gene encoding epoxide hydrolase A isoform X1, translating to MDRIEHKFVNVGDLKLHVAEIGSGGNAVVFLHGFPEIWYSWRHQMIALADAGFRAVSFDYRGYGLSDPPPPGNKATWFDLLNDLLHILDALALSKVFLVGKDFGARPAHFFSILHPERVLGVVTLGVPYVPPGPSLYHKFLPEGFYILRWKEPGRAEGDFGRFDVKTVVRNIYILFSRNEIPIANENQEIMDLVEPDTPLPAWFTEEDLATYAALYENSGLQTALQIPYRSFGEVFNLPDPVVRVPALLIMGGKDYILKFPGIEDLTKVEKAKELVPNLEVTFIPEGTHFVQEQFPQQVNQLILDFLAKHI from the exons ATGGATCGAATCGAACACAAGTTCGTCAACGTTGGAGATCTCAAGCTCCACGTTGCTGAAATAGGAAGCG gTGGAAACGCCGTTGTATTCCTGCACGGTTTCCCTGAGATATGGTACTCGTGGCGGCACCAGATGATAGCCCTGGCCGATGCCGGATTCAGAGCTGTCTCCTTCGATTACAGAGGCTATGGTCTTTCCGACCCGCCGCCACCCGGTAATAAGGCCACCTGGTTCGATCTTCTCAATGATCTCCTTCATATTCTTGATGCTCTTGCTCTTTCCAAG GTGTTTCTTGTAGGGAAAGATTTTGGAGCTCGCcctgcacattttttttccattctaCACCCTGAAAGGGTCTTAGGAGTTGTCACGTTGGGAGTTCCATATGTTCCCCCAGGCCCCTCTCTGTATCACAAATTCCTTCCTGAAGGCTTCTACATTCTGAGATGGAAG GAACCGGGAAGGGCAGAAGGTGATTTTGGACGCTTTGATGTAAAGACTGTTGTGCGAAATATTTACATCCTCTTCTCTAGAAATGAAATACCAATAGCTAATGAAAACCAGGAGATCATGGATTTGGTGGAACCTGATACTCCTCTTCCCGCTTGGTTCACAGAGGAAGATCTTGCTACATACGCGGCTTTGTATGAGAATTCTGGACTCCAAACTGCATTGCAGATTCCATATAG GTCATTTGGTGAAGTGTTTAACTTACCAGATCCTGTGGTTAGAGTTCCAGCACTTCTGATAATGGGTGGCAAGGATTATATTCTGAAGTTTCCAGGGATTGAGGATTTAACAAAGgttgaaaaagcaaaagagcTTGTTCCCAATTTGGAGGTTACATTTATCCCTGAGGGAACCCATTTTGTTCAAGAACAGTTTCCCCAGCAGGTGAATCAACTTATCCTTGACTTCCTTGCCAAGCACATTTGA
- the LOC100790796 gene encoding AB hydrolase superfamily protein YfhM isoform X2 codes for MDRIEHKFVNVGDLKLHVAEIGSGGNAVVFLHGFPEIWYSWRHQMIALADAGFRAVSFDYRGYGLSDPPPPGNKATWFDLLNDLLHILDALALSKEPGRAEGDFGRFDVKTVVRNIYILFSRNEIPIANENQEIMDLVEPDTPLPAWFTEEDLATYAALYENSGLQTALQIPYRSFGEVFNLPDPVVRVPALLIMGGKDYILKFPGIEDLTKVEKAKELVPNLEVTFIPEGTHFVQEQFPQQVNQLILDFLAKHI; via the exons ATGGATCGAATCGAACACAAGTTCGTCAACGTTGGAGATCTCAAGCTCCACGTTGCTGAAATAGGAAGCG gTGGAAACGCCGTTGTATTCCTGCACGGTTTCCCTGAGATATGGTACTCGTGGCGGCACCAGATGATAGCCCTGGCCGATGCCGGATTCAGAGCTGTCTCCTTCGATTACAGAGGCTATGGTCTTTCCGACCCGCCGCCACCCGGTAATAAGGCCACCTGGTTCGATCTTCTCAATGATCTCCTTCATATTCTTGATGCTCTTGCTCTTTCCAAG GAACCGGGAAGGGCAGAAGGTGATTTTGGACGCTTTGATGTAAAGACTGTTGTGCGAAATATTTACATCCTCTTCTCTAGAAATGAAATACCAATAGCTAATGAAAACCAGGAGATCATGGATTTGGTGGAACCTGATACTCCTCTTCCCGCTTGGTTCACAGAGGAAGATCTTGCTACATACGCGGCTTTGTATGAGAATTCTGGACTCCAAACTGCATTGCAGATTCCATATAG GTCATTTGGTGAAGTGTTTAACTTACCAGATCCTGTGGTTAGAGTTCCAGCACTTCTGATAATGGGTGGCAAGGATTATATTCTGAAGTTTCCAGGGATTGAGGATTTAACAAAGgttgaaaaagcaaaagagcTTGTTCCCAATTTGGAGGTTACATTTATCCCTGAGGGAACCCATTTTGTTCAAGAACAGTTTCCCCAGCAGGTGAATCAACTTATCCTTGACTTCCTTGCCAAGCACATTTGA